From a region of the Torulaspora globosa chromosome 7, complete sequence genome:
- the TMA19 gene encoding Tma19p (ancestral locus Anc_2.584): protein MLIYKDIFSNDELLSDAYDLKEVDGVIYEADCTMVKVGGDNIDIGANPSAEGGDEDVDDNTEVVNNVVHSFRLQPTGFDKKSFLTYIKGYMKAVKGKLQESNPDAVPTFEKGAQAYVKKVIGSFKDWEFYTGESMDPDAMVIMLNYREDGVTPFVAIWKHGVVEEKI, encoded by the coding sequence ATGCTTATTTACAAGGATATTTTCTCCAACGACGAATTGTTGTCCGATGCCTATGACTTGAAAGAGGTCGATGGTGTTATCTACGAAGCTGACTGTACTATGGTCAAGGTCGGTGGTGACAACATCGACATTGGTGCCAACCCATCTGCTGAGGGTGGTGACGAGGATGTCGATGACAACACCGAAGTTGTCAACAACGTTGTCCACTCCTTCCGTTTGCAACCAACCGGCTTCGACAAGAAGTCCTTCCTGACCTACATCAAGGGCTACATGAAGGCTGTCAAGGGCAAATTGCAGGAATCCAACCCAGATGCCGTTCCAACTTTCGAGAAGGGCGCCCAAGCTTACGTTAAGAAGGTCATCGGTTCTTTCAAGGACTGGGAATTCTACACTGGTGAATCCATGGACCCAGATGCCATGGTCATCATGTTGAACTACCGTGAGGACGGTGTCACTCCATTCGTTGCTATCTGGAAGCATGGTGTTgttgaggaaaagatcTAG